The following are encoded together in the Bacillota bacterium genome:
- a CDS encoding transglycosylase SLT domain-containing protein, which yields MRVWWICAILLICCGTPLWADVAGFVKARQSLKALPVGGISYLQQNVEVYRGKVVELTATVKGISQIGEAQVVVLQSADGASVCPRVSQPLQEQLGARLRVLLRVGEDNLVGLSSVDLLQAVHEADIAQWELQQRQKQEVSKQPPQRASRPLASRFNTPVRTSQGTVITFEQWHSAVYDAYARAISRFNPRLKPQQVEVITNSILAFSWYYRVDPRLVVAMVLAESGFRPDAVSRAGAMGLGQLMPGTARGLGVSNPFDPVQNLAGAIRLLHGHLNTYSRGRAYREGTVSWNDIILAMAAYNAGSGAVRKYGGVPPYRETQTYVRRVIALYKQLCGMK from the coding sequence ATGCGCGTCTGGTGGATATGTGCCATACTGCTCATTTGCTGCGGCACGCCGCTGTGGGCGGACGTGGCGGGCTTTGTGAAAGCGCGCCAGAGCCTGAAGGCGTTGCCGGTGGGCGGCATCAGCTATTTGCAGCAGAATGTGGAAGTGTATCGCGGCAAGGTGGTGGAGCTCACCGCTACCGTCAAAGGCATCAGTCAGATAGGCGAGGCACAGGTGGTTGTCCTGCAGTCGGCGGATGGGGCGTCGGTGTGTCCGCGCGTCAGTCAGCCCCTGCAGGAGCAGCTGGGGGCACGGTTGCGGGTGCTCCTGCGCGTCGGAGAAGATAACCTGGTGGGTTTGAGCAGTGTCGACCTTCTTCAGGCGGTACACGAGGCAGACATCGCACAGTGGGAATTACAACAGCGCCAGAAGCAAGAAGTATCGAAACAGCCACCGCAGCGTGCCTCGCGTCCCCTCGCCTCGCGGTTCAACACGCCTGTGCGAACCAGCCAGGGGACGGTAATCACCTTCGAGCAGTGGCACAGTGCCGTATACGATGCCTACGCCCGTGCGATTTCGCGCTTCAACCCGCGGCTAAAGCCTCAGCAGGTGGAGGTCATTACCAACAGCATTCTGGCTTTCAGCTGGTACTACCGCGTAGACCCGCGTCTGGTGGTGGCAATGGTGCTGGCAGAGTCGGGCTTTCGCCCCGATGCGGTTTCGCGTGCCGGCGCGATGGGGTTGGGGCAGTTGATGCCCGGCACCGCACGCGGACTGGGCGTCAGCAATCCCTTCGACCCCGTCCAGAACCTGGCTGGTGCGATACGCCTGTTGCATGGACACCTGAACACCTATTCGCGCGGTCGCGCCTACCGCGAGGGCACGGTGAGCTGGAATGACATCATCCTCGCCATGGCGGCTTATAACGCCGGCTCTGGCGCGGTGCGCAAATACGGCGGTGTGCCCCCCTACCGCGAGACGCAAACCTATGTGCGACGGGTCATCGCGCTATACAAGCAGCTTTGCGGGATGAAGTAG